From Camelus bactrianus isolate YW-2024 breed Bactrian camel chromosome 16, ASM4877302v1, whole genome shotgun sequence, the proteins below share one genomic window:
- the SGCA gene encoding alpha-sarcoglycan isoform X3, whose amino-acid sequence MAATLIWIPLLVVSTGLLAGLVGTEAQETTLHPLVGRVFVHTLDHEAFLRLAEHVAVPPSVPVTYHAHLQGHPDLPRWLRYTQRSPHHPGFLYGTATPEDRGRQVIEVTAYNRDSFDTTQQSLVLLIGDPEGPLLPYQAEFLVRSHDVEEVLPSTPASRFLTALRGLWEPGELQLLNITSALDRGGRVPLPIEGRKEGVYIKVGSASPFSTCLKMVASPDSHARCAQSQPPLLSCYDTLAPHFRVDWCNVSLATARDFLTDALITLLVPLLVALLLTLLLAYVMCCRREGRLKRDQATSDIQMVHHCTIRGNTEELRQMAASRDVPRPLSTLPMFNVRTGERLPPQVDSAQVPLILDQH is encoded by the exons ATGGCAGCCACGCTAATCTGGATTCCTCTCCTTGTAG TTTCCACAGGTCTCCTGGCAGGGCTGGTGGGCACCGAGGCCCAGGAGACCACCCTGCACCCGCTTGTGGGCCGCGTCTTTGTACACACCCTGGACCATGAGGCCTTCCTGCGCCTTGCTGAGCATGTCG CTGTCCCACCCTCTGTCCCTGTCACCTACCATGCCCACCTCCAGGGACACCCAGACCTGCCCCGGTGGCTCCGCTACACCCAGCGAAGCCCCCATCACCCTGGCTTCCTCTACGGCACCGCCACCCCAGAAGATCGTGGACGCCAGGTCATCGAG GTCACAGCCTACAATCGGGACAGCTTCGACACCACCCAGCAGAGTCTGGTGCTATTGATTGGGGATCCAGAAG GCCCCCTGCTGCCATACCAGGCTGAGTTCCTGGTGCGCAGCCATGATGTGGAGGAGGTGCTGCCCTCAACACCTGCCAGCCGTTTCCTCACAGCCCTGAGAGGGCTCTGGGAGCCTGGGGAGCTCCAGCTGCTCAACATCACCTCTGCCTTGGACCGTGGGGGCCGAGTTCCCCTTCCTATCGAGGGCCGCAAAGAAGG GGTGTACATCAAGGTGGGCTCTGCCTCACCCTTCTCCACCTGCCTGAAGATGGTGGCATCCCCTGACAGCCACGCTCGCTGTGCCCAGAgccagcctcctcttctgtcctgcTATGACACCTTGGCACCTCACTTCCGCGTTGACTGGTGCAATGTGTCCCTG GCCACAGCCCGAGACTTCCTGACCGATGCACTGATCACCCTCCTGGTGCCCCTGCTGGTGGCTCTGCTGCTTACCCTGCTGCTGGCCTATGTCATGTGCTGCCGGCGGGAAGGACG GCTGAAGAGAGATCAAGCCACCTCTGA CATCCAGATGGTCCACCACTGCACCATTCGAGGGAACACAGAGGAGCTGCGACAGATGGCAGCTAGCCGAGACGTACCCCGGCCACTCTCCACCCTGCCTATGTTCAACGTGCGCACCGGTGAGCGGCTGCCCCCCCAGGTGGACAGCGCCCAGGTGCCCCTCATCCTGGACCAGCACTGA
- the SGCA gene encoding alpha-sarcoglycan isoform X1: MAATLIWIPLLVVSTGLLAGLVGTEAQETTLHPLVGRVFVHTLDHEAFLRLAEHVAVPPSVPVTYHAHLQGHPDLPRWLRYTQRSPHHPGFLYGTATPEDRGRQVIEVTAYNRDSFDTTQQSLVLLIGDPEGPLLPYQAEFLVRSHDVEEVLPSTPASRFLTALRGLWEPGELQLLNITSALDRGGRVPLPIEGRKEGVYIKVGSASPFSTCLKMVASPDSHARCAQSQPPLLSCYDTLAPHFRVDWCNVSLVDKSVPEPVDEVPTPGDGILEHDLFFCPPTEATARDFLTDALITLLVPLLVALLLTLLLAYVMCCRREGRLKRDQATSDIQMVHHCTIRGNTEELRQMAASRDVPRPLSTLPMFNVRTGERLPPQVDSAQVPLILDQH, from the exons ATGGCAGCCACGCTAATCTGGATTCCTCTCCTTGTAG TTTCCACAGGTCTCCTGGCAGGGCTGGTGGGCACCGAGGCCCAGGAGACCACCCTGCACCCGCTTGTGGGCCGCGTCTTTGTACACACCCTGGACCATGAGGCCTTCCTGCGCCTTGCTGAGCATGTCG CTGTCCCACCCTCTGTCCCTGTCACCTACCATGCCCACCTCCAGGGACACCCAGACCTGCCCCGGTGGCTCCGCTACACCCAGCGAAGCCCCCATCACCCTGGCTTCCTCTACGGCACCGCCACCCCAGAAGATCGTGGACGCCAGGTCATCGAG GTCACAGCCTACAATCGGGACAGCTTCGACACCACCCAGCAGAGTCTGGTGCTATTGATTGGGGATCCAGAAG GCCCCCTGCTGCCATACCAGGCTGAGTTCCTGGTGCGCAGCCATGATGTGGAGGAGGTGCTGCCCTCAACACCTGCCAGCCGTTTCCTCACAGCCCTGAGAGGGCTCTGGGAGCCTGGGGAGCTCCAGCTGCTCAACATCACCTCTGCCTTGGACCGTGGGGGCCGAGTTCCCCTTCCTATCGAGGGCCGCAAAGAAGG GGTGTACATCAAGGTGGGCTCTGCCTCACCCTTCTCCACCTGCCTGAAGATGGTGGCATCCCCTGACAGCCACGCTCGCTGTGCCCAGAgccagcctcctcttctgtcctgcTATGACACCTTGGCACCTCACTTCCGCGTTGACTGGTGCAATGTGTCCCTG GTGGATAAATCAGTTCCAGAGCCTGTAGACGAGGTACCCACTCCAGGCGATGGCATTCTGGAGCACGACCTGTTCTTCTGCCCTCCCACCGAGGCCACAGCCCGAGACTTCCTGACCGATGCACTGATCACCCTCCTGGTGCCCCTGCTGGTGGCTCTGCTGCTTACCCTGCTGCTGGCCTATGTCATGTGCTGCCGGCGGGAAGGACG GCTGAAGAGAGATCAAGCCACCTCTGA CATCCAGATGGTCCACCACTGCACCATTCGAGGGAACACAGAGGAGCTGCGACAGATGGCAGCTAGCCGAGACGTACCCCGGCCACTCTCCACCCTGCCTATGTTCAACGTGCGCACCGGTGAGCGGCTGCCCCCCCAGGTGGACAGCGCCCAGGTGCCCCTCATCCTGGACCAGCACTGA
- the SGCA gene encoding alpha-sarcoglycan isoform X2: MAATLIWIPLLVGLLAGLVGTEAQETTLHPLVGRVFVHTLDHEAFLRLAEHVAVPPSVPVTYHAHLQGHPDLPRWLRYTQRSPHHPGFLYGTATPEDRGRQVIEVTAYNRDSFDTTQQSLVLLIGDPEGPLLPYQAEFLVRSHDVEEVLPSTPASRFLTALRGLWEPGELQLLNITSALDRGGRVPLPIEGRKEGVYIKVGSASPFSTCLKMVASPDSHARCAQSQPPLLSCYDTLAPHFRVDWCNVSLVDKSVPEPVDEVPTPGDGILEHDLFFCPPTEATARDFLTDALITLLVPLLVALLLTLLLAYVMCCRREGRLKRDQATSDIQMVHHCTIRGNTEELRQMAASRDVPRPLSTLPMFNVRTGERLPPQVDSAQVPLILDQH, translated from the exons ATGGCAGCCACGCTAATCTGGATTCCTCTCCTTGTAG GTCTCCTGGCAGGGCTGGTGGGCACCGAGGCCCAGGAGACCACCCTGCACCCGCTTGTGGGCCGCGTCTTTGTACACACCCTGGACCATGAGGCCTTCCTGCGCCTTGCTGAGCATGTCG CTGTCCCACCCTCTGTCCCTGTCACCTACCATGCCCACCTCCAGGGACACCCAGACCTGCCCCGGTGGCTCCGCTACACCCAGCGAAGCCCCCATCACCCTGGCTTCCTCTACGGCACCGCCACCCCAGAAGATCGTGGACGCCAGGTCATCGAG GTCACAGCCTACAATCGGGACAGCTTCGACACCACCCAGCAGAGTCTGGTGCTATTGATTGGGGATCCAGAAG GCCCCCTGCTGCCATACCAGGCTGAGTTCCTGGTGCGCAGCCATGATGTGGAGGAGGTGCTGCCCTCAACACCTGCCAGCCGTTTCCTCACAGCCCTGAGAGGGCTCTGGGAGCCTGGGGAGCTCCAGCTGCTCAACATCACCTCTGCCTTGGACCGTGGGGGCCGAGTTCCCCTTCCTATCGAGGGCCGCAAAGAAGG GGTGTACATCAAGGTGGGCTCTGCCTCACCCTTCTCCACCTGCCTGAAGATGGTGGCATCCCCTGACAGCCACGCTCGCTGTGCCCAGAgccagcctcctcttctgtcctgcTATGACACCTTGGCACCTCACTTCCGCGTTGACTGGTGCAATGTGTCCCTG GTGGATAAATCAGTTCCAGAGCCTGTAGACGAGGTACCCACTCCAGGCGATGGCATTCTGGAGCACGACCTGTTCTTCTGCCCTCCCACCGAGGCCACAGCCCGAGACTTCCTGACCGATGCACTGATCACCCTCCTGGTGCCCCTGCTGGTGGCTCTGCTGCTTACCCTGCTGCTGGCCTATGTCATGTGCTGCCGGCGGGAAGGACG GCTGAAGAGAGATCAAGCCACCTCTGA CATCCAGATGGTCCACCACTGCACCATTCGAGGGAACACAGAGGAGCTGCGACAGATGGCAGCTAGCCGAGACGTACCCCGGCCACTCTCCACCCTGCCTATGTTCAACGTGCGCACCGGTGAGCGGCTGCCCCCCCAGGTGGACAGCGCCCAGGTGCCCCTCATCCTGGACCAGCACTGA
- the COL1A1 gene encoding collagen alpha-1(I) chain, whose protein sequence is MFSFVDLRLLLLLAATALLTHGQEEGQEGQEGQEEDIPPVTCVQNGLRYYDRDVWKPVPCQICVCDNGNVLCDDVICDEIKNCPGAKAPPGECCPVCPDGEASPTDQETAGVEGPKGDTGPRGPRGPAGPPGRDGIPGQPGLPGPPGPPGPPGPPGLGGNFAPQMSYGYDEKSTGISVPGPMGPSGPRGLPGPPGAPGPQGFQGPPGEPGEPGSSGPMGPRGPPGPPGKNGDDGEAGKPGRPGERGPPGPQGARGLPGTAGLPGMKGHRGFSGLDGAKGDAGPAGPKGEPGSPGENGAPGQMGPRGLPGERGRPGAPGPAGARGNDGATGAAGPPGPTGPAGPPGFPGAVGAKGEAGPQGARGSEGPQGVRGEPGPPGPAGAAGPAGNPGADGQPGAKGANGAPGIAGAPGFPGARGPSGPQGPSGPPGPKGNSGEPGAPGNKGDTGAKGEPGPTGVQGPPGPAGEEGKRGARGEPGPAGLPGPPGERGGPGSRGFPGADGVAGPKGPAGERGSPGPAGPKGSPGEAGRPGEAGLPGAKGLTGSPGSPGPDGKTGPPGPAGQDGRPGPPGPPGARGQAGVMGFPGPKGAAGEPGKAGERGVPGPPGAVGPAGKDGEAGAQGPPGPAGPAGERGEQGPAGSPGFQGLPGPAGPPGEAGKPGEQGVPGDLGAPGPSGARGERGFPGERGVQGPPGPAGPRGANGAPGNDGAKGDAGAPGAPGSQGAPGLQGMPGERGAAGLPGPKGDRGDAGPKGADGSPGKDGVRGLTGPIGPPGPAGAPGDKGETGPSGPAGPTGARGAPGDRGEPGPPGPAGFAGPPGADGQPGAKGEPGDAGAKGDAGPPGPAGPTGPPGPIGSVGAPGPKGARGSAGPPGATGFPGAAGRVGPPGPSGNAGPPGPPGPVGKEGSKGPRGETGPAGRPGEVGPPGPPGPAGEKGAPGADGPAGAPGTPGPQGIAGQRGVVGLPGQRGERGFPGLPGPSGEPGKQGPSGPNGERGPPGPMGPPGLAGPPGESGREGAPGAEGSPGRDGSPGPKGDRGETGPAGPPGAPGAPGAPGPVGPAGKSGDRGETGPAGPAGPIGPVGARGPAGPQGPRGDKGETGEQGDRGIKGHRGFSGLQGPPGPPGSPGEQGPSGASGPAGPRGPPGSAGAPGKDGLNGLPGPIGPPGPRGRTGDAGPVGPPGPPGPPGPPGPPSGGFDFSFLPQPPQEKAGGDGRYYRADDANVVRDRDLEVDTTLKSLSQQIENIRSPEGSRKNPARTCRDLKMCHSDWKSGEYWIDPNQGCNLDAIKVFCNMETGETCVYPTQPSVAQKNWYISKNPKDKRHVWYGESMTDGFQFEYGGQGSDPADVAIQLTFLRLMSTEASQNITYHCKNSVAYMDQQTGNLKKALLLQGSNEIEIRAEGNSRFTYSVTYDGCTSHTGAWGKTVIEYKTTKTSRLPIIDVAPLDVGAPDQEFGIDIGPVCFL, encoded by the exons ATGTTCAGCTTTGTGGACCTCCGGCTCCTGCTCCTCTTAGCGGCCACCGCCCTCCTGACGCACGGCCAAGAGGAGGGCCAAGAAGGCCAAGAAGGCCAAGAAGAAGACA TCCCACCAGTCACCTGCGTACAGAACGGCCTCAGGTACTATGACCGAGACGTATGGAAACCGGTGCCCTGCCAGATCTGTGTCTGCGACAACGGCAACGTCTTGTGCGATGACGTGATCTGCGACGAAATCAAGAACTGTCCCGGCGCCAAAGCCCCTCCGGGCGAATGCTGCCCCGTCTGCCCCGATGGCGAGG CGTCACCCACGGACCAAGAAACCGCGGGAGTCGAG GGACCCAAAGGAGACACTGGCCCCCGAGGCCCAAGG GGACCCGCAGGCCCCCCTGGCCGAGATGGCATCCCTGGACAGCCTGGACTTCCCGGACCTCCTGGACCTCCCGGACCTCCTGGACCCCCCGGCCTCGGAGGA AACTTTGCTCCCCAGATGTCTTACGGCTATGATGAGAAATCAACAGGAATTTCCGTGCCCGGCCCCATG gGTCCTTCTGGTCCTCGTGGTCTCCCTGGCCCCCCTGGTGCACCT GGTCCCCAAGGTTTCCAAGGCCCCCCTGGTGAGCCTGGCGAGCCTGGATCCTCC GGTCCCATGGGTCCCCGCGGTCCTCCTGGCCCCCCTGGAAAGAACGGAGATGAT ggtgAAGCTGGAAAGCCTGGTCGCCCTGGTGAGCGTGGGCCTCCTGGACCTCAG gGTGCTCGGGGATTGCCTGGAACAGCTGGCCTTCCTGGAATGAAGGGACACAGA GGCTTCAGTGGTTTGGATGGTGCCAAGGGAGATGCTGGTCCCGCTGGTCCTAAG GGTGAACCTGGTAGCCCTGGTGAAAATGGAGCTCCTGGTCAGATG GGCCCCCGTGGTCTGCCTGGTGAGAGAGGTCGCCCTGGAGCCCCTGGCCCTGCT GGTGCTCGTGGAAATGATGGTGCTACTGGTGCTGCTGGACCCCCT GGTCCCACTGGCCCCGCTGGTCCTCCTGGCTTCCCTGGTGCTGTTGGTGCTAAG GGTGAAGCTGGTCCCCAAGGAGCCCGAGGCTCTGAAGGTCCCCAGGGTGTGCGTGGTGAGCCTGGCCCCCCTGGCcctgctggtgctgctggcccTGCT GGAAACCCCGGTGCTGATGGACAGCCTGGTGCTAAAGGTGCCAAT GGCGCTCCTGGTATTGCTGGTGCTCCTGGCTTCCCTGGTGCCCGAGGCCCCTCTGGACCCCAGGGCCCCAGCGGCCCCCCTGGTCCCAAGGGTAACAGC GGTGAACCTGGTGCTCCTGGCAACAAAGGAGACACTGGTGCCAAGGGAGAGCCT GGTCCCACTGGTGTTCAAGGCCCCCCTGGCCCTGCTGGCGAAGAAGGAAAGCGAGGAGCCCGAGGTGAACCTGGACCCGCTGGCCTTCCTGGACCCCCTGGCGAGCGT GGTGGACCTGGTAGCCGTGGTTTCCCTGGTGCAGATGGTGTCGCCGGTCCCAAG GGTCCCGCTGGTGAACGTGGTTCTCCTGGCCCTGCTGGCCCCAAAGGTTCTCCTGGTGAAGCTGGTCGCCCCGGTGAAGCTGGTCTGCCTGGTGCCAAG GGTCTGACTGGAAGCCCTGGCAGCCCTGGTCCTGATGGCAAAACTGGCCCCCCT GGTCCCGCTGGTCAAGATGGCCGCCCCGGACCCCCAggccctcctggtgcccgtggTCAGGCTGGTGTGATGGGTTTCCCTGGGCCTAAAGGTGCTGCT GGAGAGCCCGGCAAAGCTGGAGAGCGAGGTGTTCCTGGACCCCCCGGCGCTGTT ggtcctgctggcAAAGATGGAGAAGCTGGAGCTCAGGGACCCCCCGGACCTGCT GGCCCTGCTGGTGAGAGAGGTGAACAAGGCCCCGCTGGCTCCCCCGGATTCCAG GGTCTCCCTGGCCCTGCTGGTCCTCCTGGTGAAGCAGGCAAACCTGGTGAACAG gGTGTTCCTGGAGACCTGGGTGCCCCCGGCCCCTCTGGAGCAAGA GGCGAGAGAGGTTTCCCTGGCGAGCGTGGTGTGCAAGGTCCCCCTGGTCCTGCAGGTCCCCGCGGGGCCAACGGTGCCCCTGGCAATGATGGTGCTAAG GGTGATGCTGGTGCTCCTGGAGCCCCCGGTAGCCAGGGAGCCCCTGGCCTTCAGGGAATGCCTGGTGAACGAGGTGCAGCTGGTCTCCCAGGCCCTAAGGGTGACAGA GGAGATGCTGGTCCCAAAGGTGCTGATGGTTCTCCTGGCAAAGATGGCGTCCGTGGTCTGACTGGCCCCATTGGTCCTCCTGGCCCTGCTGGTGCCCCTGGTGACAAG GGTGAAACTGGTCCTAGCGGCCCTGCTGGTCCCACTGGAGCTCGTGGTGCCCCC GGAGACCGTGGTGAGCCTGGTCCCCCCGGCCCTGCTGGCTTCGCTGGCCCCCCT ggtgCTGACGGCCAACCTGGTGCTAAAGGTGAACCTGGTGATGCTGGTGCTAAAGGCGACGCTGGTCCCCCTGGCCCTGCTGGACCCACTGGACCCCCTGGCCCCATT GGTAGTGTTGGTGCTCCCGGACCCAAAGGCGCTCGTGGCAGCGCTGGTCCCCCT GGTGCTACTGGTTTCCCTGGTGCTGCTGGCCGAGTCGGTCCCCCCGGCCCCTCT GGAAATGCTGGACCCCCTGGCCCTCCCGGCCCTGTTGGCAAAGAAGGCAGCAAAGGTCCTCGTGGTGAGACTGGCCCTGCTGGGCGTCCCGGTGAAGTCGGTCCTCCTGGTCCCCCTGGCCCCGCTGGCGAGAAAGGAGCCCCTGGTGCTGATGGACCTGCT GGCGCTCCTGGCACTCCTGGCCCTCAGGGCATTGCTGGACAACGTGGTGTGGTCGGCCTGCCCGGTCAGCGAGGAGAAAGAGGCTTCCCTGGTCTTCCCGGCCCCTCT GGTGAACCCGGCAAACAAGGTCCTTCTGGACCAAACGGCGAACGTGGCCCCCCTGGCCCCATGGGCCCTCCTGGATTGGCTGGACCCCCTGGCGAGTCTGGACGTGAA ggaGCCCCTGGTGCTGAAGGATCCCCTGGACGAGATGGTTCTCCTGGCCCCAAG GGTGACCGTGGTGAGACCGGCCCTGCTGGACCCCCTGGTGCTCCTGGTGCTCCTGGTGCCCCCGGCCCTGTCGGCCCTGCTGGCAAGAGCGGCGATCGTGGTGAGACT GGTCCTGCTGGTCCTGCTGGTCCCATTGGCCCCGTTGGTGCCCGTGGTCCCGCT GGACCCCAAGGCCCCCGTGGTGACAAGGGTGAGACAGGCGAACAGGGCGACAGAGGCATTAAGGGTCACCGTGGCTTCTCTGGTCTCCAGGGTCCCCCTGGTCCTCCC GGCTCTCCTGGTGAGCAAGGTCCCTCCGGAGCTTCTGGTCCTGCTGGTCCCCGC GGTCCCCCTGGCTCTGCTGGTGCTCCTGGCAAAGATGGACTCAACGGCCTCCCAGGTCCCATCGGTCCCCCTGGTCCTCGTGGTCGCACTGGTGATGCTGGCCCTGTT GGTCCCCCCGGCCCTCCTGGACCCCCTGGTCCCCCTGGTCCTCCCAGCGGTGGTTTCGACTTCAGCTTCCTGCCCCAGCCACCTCAAGAGAAGGCCGGGGGAGATGGCCGCTACTACCGGGCCGATGATGCCAACGTGGTCCGTGACCGTGACCTCGAGGTGGACACCACCCTCAAGAGCCTGAGCCAGCAGATTGAGAACATCCGCAGTCCTGAAGGCAGCCGCAAGAACCCCGCCCGCACCTGCCGTGACCTCAAGATGTGCCACTCCGACTGGAAGAGCG GAGAGTACTGGATTGACCCCAACCAAGGCTGCAACCTGGATGCCATTAAGGTCTTCTGCAACATGGAGACAGGTGAGACCTGCGTGTACCCCACTCAGCCCAGCGTGGCCCAGAAGAACTGGTACATCAGCAAGAACCCCAAGGACAAGAGGCACGTCTGGTACGGCGAGAGCATGACCGACGGATTCCAG TTCGAGTATGGCGGCCAGGGCTCCGACCCCGCCGACGTGGCCATCCAGCTGACTTTCCTGCGCCTGATGTCCACCGAGGCCTCCCAGAACATCACCTACCACTGCAAGAACAGCGTGGCCTACATGGACCAACAGACCGGCAACCTCAAGAAAGCTCTGCTCCTCCAGGGCTCCAACGAGATCGAGATCCGGGCCGAGGGCAACAGCCGCTTCACCTACAGCGTCACCTACGACGGCTGCACG AGTCACACCGGAGCCTGGGGCAAGACAGTGATCGAATACAAAACCACCAAGACCTCCCGCTTGCCCATCATCGATGTGGCCCCCTTGGACGTTGGCGCCCCAGACCAAGAATTCGGCATCGACATTGGCCCTGTCTGCTTCCTGTAA
- the LOC105064237 gene encoding histone H1.9, translated as MQKDTSLPLPSAPLASNSVLGPGQQASMSGLPGKSKAGRRAYTKAHRKPSISKVILGIVAEKGARNRVSLATLKKAIATRGYNMTRNAWRFKRVLRGLVDKGMLKQVTGKGASASFLMVKKNASKFRLKAKRLQRRRQPGQRQPGQRRLLRGSKQGHKRLIKGVRRMAKCRRS; from the coding sequence ATGCAGAAAGACACTTCACTGCCGCTCCCATCTGCACCCTTGGCCTCCAACAGTGTCCTGGGTCCTGGCCAGCAGGCCAGCATGTCGGGGCTCCCTGGCAAAAGCAAGGCTGGGCGCCGTGCCTACACCAAAGCCCACCGGAAGCCCAGCATATCCAAGGTGATCCTGGGGATTGTGGCGGAAAAGGGGGCACGCAATCGCGTCTCCCTGGCCACTCTGAAGAAGGCCATTGCCACCAGGGGCTACAACATGACACGCAACGCCTGGCGTTTCAAGCGAGTGCTCAGGGGCTTAGTGGACAAGGGCATGCTCAAGCAGGTGACAGGCAAGGGGGCCTCGGCCTCCTTCCTCATGGTCAAAAAGAACGCCTCCAAGTTCAGGCTCAAGGCTAAGAGactgcagcggcggcggcagcctgGACAGCGCCAGCCTGGGCAGCGCCGGTTGCTCAGGGGCTCCAAACAGGGCCACAAGCGGCTCATCAAGGGGGTTCGCAGGATGGCCAAATGCCGCCGCAGTTAA